In the Bos taurus isolate L1 Dominette 01449 registration number 42190680 breed Hereford chromosome 21, ARS-UCD2.0, whole genome shotgun sequence genome, one interval contains:
- the FURIN gene encoding furin isoform X1: protein MELRPWLFWVVAAAGALVLLVADARGEKVFTNTWAVHIPGGPAVADRVARKHGFLNLGQIFGDYYHFWHRAVTKRSLSPHRLRHNRLQREPQVKWLEQQVAKRRAKRDIYQEPTDPKFPQQWYLSGVTQRDLNVKEAWAQGYTGRGIVVSILDDGIEKNHPDLAGNYDPGASFDVNDQDPDPQPRYTQMNDNRHGTRCAGEVAAVANNGVCGVGVAYNARIGGVRMLDGEVTDAVEARSLGLNPNHIHIYSASWGPEDDGKTVDGPAHLAEEAFFRGVSQGRGGLGSIFVWASGNGGREHDSCNCDGYTNSIYTLSISSATQFGNVPWYSEACSSTLATTYSSGNQNEKQIVTTDLRQKCTESHTGTSASAPLAAGIIALTLEANKNLTWRDMQHLVVRTSKPAHLNANDWATNGVGRKVSHSYGYGLLDAGAMVALAQNWTTVAPQRKCTIDILTEPKDIGKRLEVRKTVTACLGEPSHITRLEHAQARLTLSYNRRGDLAIHLVSPMGTRSTLLAARPHDYSADGFNDWAFMTTHSWDEDPSGEWVLEIENTSEANNYGTLTKFTLVLYGTAPEGLPTPPESIGCKTLTSSQACVVCEEGFSLHQKNCVQHCPPGFAPQVLDTHYSTENDVEIIRASVCTPCHASCATCQGPAPTDCLSCPSHASLDPVEQTCSRQSQSSRESHQQQPPPPPRPPPAEVATEPRLRADLLPSHLPEVVAGLSCAFIVLVFVTVFLVLQLRSGFSFRGVKVYTMDRGLISYKGLPPEAWQEECPSDSEEDEGRGERTAFIKDQSAL, encoded by the exons ATGGAGCTGAGGCCCTGGTTGTTCTGGGTGGTAGCAGCAGCGGGAGCCTTGGTCCTGCTGGTGGCCGATGCCCGCGGAGAGAAGGTCTTCACCAACACCTGGGCCGTGCACATTCCTGGAGGCCCAGCCGTCGCTGACCGTGTGGCACGCAAGCATGGCTTCCTCAACCTGGGCCAG ATCTTCGGTGACTATTACCACTTCTGGCATCGAGCGGTGACAAAGCGGTCCCTGTCTCCTCACCGCCTGCGGCACAACCGGCTGCAGCGGGAACCTCAA GTTAAGTGGCTGGAGCAGCAGGTGGCAAAGCGACGGGCCAAACGGGACATATACCAGGAGCCCACGGACCCCAAGTTTCCCCAGCAGTGGTACCTG TCTGGCGTCACCCAGCGGGACCTGAATGTGAAGGAGGCCTGGGCCCAGGGCTACACGGGGCGTGGCATTGTGGTCTCTATCCTGGACGACGGCATCGAGAAGAACCACCCAGACTTGGCAGGCAATTAT GATCCTGGGGCCAGCTTCGATGTCAATGATCAGGACCCTGACCCCCAGCCCCGGTACACACAGATGAATGACAACAG GCATGGCACACGGTGTGCAGGAGAGGTGGCTGCGGTGGCCAACAATGGTGTCTGTGGCGTAGGCGTGGCCTACAATGCCCGAATTGGAG GGGTGCGCATGCTGGATGGCGAAGTGACAGATGCCGTGGAGGCACGCTCGCTGGGCCTGAACCCCAACCACATCCACATCTACAGTGCCAGCTGGGGCCCCGAGGACGACGGCAAGACCGTGGATGGGCCAGCCCACCTGGCTGAGGAGGCCTTCTTCCGGGGGGTCAGCCAG GGCCGCGGGGGTCTGGGCTCCATCTTTGTCTGGGCCTCGGGGAACGGGGGCCGGGAACATGACAGCTGCAATTGCGACGGCTACACCAACAGCATCTACACGCTGTCCATCAGCAGCGCCACACAGTTCGGCAACGTGCCCTGGTACAGTGAGGCCTGCTCGTCCACGCTGGCCACCACCTACAGTAGTGGCAACCAGAATGAGAAGCAGATC GTGACCACTGACCTGCGGCAGAAGTGTACAGAGTCTCACACGGGCACCTCTGCGTCTGCCCCACTGGCAGCAGGCATCATCGCTCTCACCCTGGAGGCCAA TAAGAACCTCACTTGGCGGGACATGCAGCACTTGGTAGTCCGGACCTCAAAGCCAGCCCACCTCAACGCCAACGACTGGGCCACCAATGGTGTGGGCCGCAAAG TGAGCCATTCGTACGGCTACGGGCTGTTGGACGCCGGCGCCATGGTGGCTCTGGCCCAGAACTGGACGACGGTGGCCCCTCAGCGGAAATGCACCATCGACATCCTCACTGAGCCCAA GGACATCGGGAAGCGGCTGGAGGTGCGGAAGACCGTGACCGCCTGCCTGGGGGAGCCCAGCCACATCACGCGGCTGGAGCATGCTCAGGCACGGCTCACCCTGTCCTACAACCGCCGCGGTGACCTTGCCATCCACCTGGTCAGCCCCATGGGCACCCGCTCCACCCTGCTGGCTGCCAG GCCACATGACTACTCTGCAGATGGGTTTAACGACTGGGCCTTCATGACGACCCATTCCTGGGACGAGGATCCCTCTGGCGAGTGGGTCTTAGAGATTGAAAACACCAGTGAAGCCAACAACTATG GGACACTGACCAAGTTCACCCTCGTGCTTTATGGCACGGCCCCTGAGGGTTTGCCCACACCCCCTGAGAGCATCGGCTGTAAGACCCTCACTTCCAGTCAGGCCTGTGTGG TGTGCGAGGAAGGCTTCTCCTTGCACCAGAAGAACTGCGTCCAGCACTGTCCCCCAGGCTTCGCTCCCCAAGTCCTGGACACACACTACAGCACAGAGAACGACGTGGAGATCATCCGGGCCAGCGTCTGCACGCCCTGCCACGCCTCGTGCGCCACGtgccagggccccgcccccacagaCTGCCTCAGCTGCCCCAGCCACGCCTCCCTGGACCCGGTGGAGCAGACGTGCTCGCGCCAGAGCCAGAGCAGCCGCGAGTCGCACCagcagcagccgccgccgccccctCGGCCACCGCCCGCGGAGGTAGCGACGGAGCCGCGGCTGCGGGCGGACCTGCTGCCCTCGCACCTGCCCGAGGTGGTGGCCGGCCTCAGCTGCGCCTTCATCGTGCTGGTCTTCGTTACCGTCTTCCTGGTCCTGCAGCTGCGCTCGGGCTTCAGCTTCCGAGGGGTGAAAGTGTACACCATGGACCGCGGCCTCATCTCCTACAAGGGACTACCCCCTGAAGCCTGGCAGGAGGAGTGCCCGTCCGACTCAGAGGAGGACGAGGGCCGGGGCGAGAGGACCGCCTTTATCAAAGACCAGAGCGCCCTTTGA
- the FURIN gene encoding furin precursor (The RefSeq protein has 2 substitutions compared to this genomic sequence), whose protein sequence is MELRPWLFWVVAAAGALVLLVADARGEKVFTNTWAVHIPGGPAVADRVARKHGFLNLGQIFGDYYHFWHRAVTKRSLSPHRLGHNRLQREPQVKWLEQQVAKRRAKRDIYQEPTDPKFPQQWYLSGVTQRDLNVKEAWAQGYTGRGIVVSILDDGIEKNHPDLAGNYDPGASFDVNDQDPDPQPRYTQMNDNRHGTRCAGEVAAVANNGVCGVGVAYNARIGGVRMLDGEVTDAVEARSLGLNPNHIHIYSASWGPEDDGKTVDGPAHLAEEAFFRGVSQGRGGLGSIFVWASGNGGREHDSCNCDGYTNSIYTLSISSATQFGNVPWYSEACSSTLATTYSSGNQNEKQIVTTDLRQKCTESHTGTSAFAPLAAGIIALTLEANKNLTWRDMQHLVVRTSKPAHLNANDWATNGVGRKVSHSYGYGLLDAGAMVALAQNWTTVAPQRKCTIDILTEPKDIGKRLEVRKTVTACLGEPSHITRLEHAQARLTLSYNRRGDLAIHLVSPMGTRSTLLAARPHDYSADGFNDWAFMTTHSWDEDPSGEWVLEIENTSEANNYGTLTKFTLVLYGTAPEGLPTPPESIGCKTLTSSQACVVCEEGFSLHQKNCVQHCPPGFAPQVLDTHYSTENDVEIIRASVCTPCHASCATCQGPAPTDCLSCPSHASLDPVEQTCSRQSQSSRESHQQQPPPPPRPPPAEVATEPRLRADLLPSHLPEVVAGLSCAFIVLVFVTVFLVLQLRSGFSFRGVKVYTMDRGLISYKGLPPEAWQEECPSDSEEDEGRGERTAFIKDQSAL, encoded by the exons ATGGAGCTGAGGCCCTGGTTGTTCTGGGTGGTAGCAGCAGCGGGAGCCTTGGTCCTGCTGGTGGCCGATGCCCGCGGAGAGAAGGTCTTCACCAACACCTGGGCCGTGCACATTCCTGGAGGCCCAGCCGTCGCTGACCGTGTGGCACGCAAGCATGGCTTCCTCAACCTGGGCCAG ATCTTCGGTGACTATTACCACTTCTGGCATCGAGCGGTGACAAAGCGGTCCCTGTCTCCTCACCGCCTGCGGCACAACCGGCTGCAGCGGGAACCTCAA GTTAAGTGGCTGGAGCAGCAGGTGGCAAAGCGACGGGCCAAACGGGACATATACCAGGAGCCCACGGACCCCAAGTTTCCCCAGCAGTGGTACCTG TCTGGCGTCACCCAGCGGGACCTGAATGTGAAGGAGGCCTGGGCCCAGGGCTACACGGGGCGTGGCATTGTGGTCTCTATCCTGGACGACGGCATCGAGAAGAACCACCCAGACTTGGCAGGCAATTAT GATCCTGGGGCCAGCTTCGATGTCAATGATCAGGACCCTGACCCCCAGCCCCGGTACACACAGATGAATGACAACAG GCATGGCACACGGTGTGCAGGAGAGGTGGCTGCGGTGGCCAACAATGGTGTCTGTGGCGTAGGCGTGGCCTACAATGCCCGAATTGGAG GGGTGCGCATGCTGGATGGCGAAGTGACAGATGCCGTGGAGGCACGCTCGCTGGGCCTGAACCCCAACCACATCCACATCTACAGTGCCAGCTGGGGCCCCGAGGACGACGGCAAGACCGTGGATGGGCCAGCCCACCTGGCTGAGGAGGCCTTCTTCCGGGGGGTCAGCCAG GGCCGCGGGGGTCTGGGCTCCATCTTTGTCTGGGCCTCGGGGAACGGGGGCCGGGAACATGACAGCTGCAATTGCGACGGCTACACCAACAGCATCTACACGCTGTCCATCAGCAGCGCCACACAGTTCGGCAACGTGCCCTGGTACAGTGAGGCCTGCTCGTCCACGCTGGCCACCACCTACAGTAGTGGCAACCAGAATGAGAAGCAGATC GTGACCACTGACCTGCGGCAGAAGTGTACAGAGTCTCACACGGGCACCTCTGCGTCTGCCCCACTGGCAGCAGGCATCATCGCTCTCACCCTGGAGGCCAA TAAGAACCTCACTTGGCGGGACATGCAGCACTTGGTAGTCCGGACCTCAAAGCCAGCCCACCTCAACGCCAACGACTGGGCCACCAATGGTGTGGGCCGCAAAG TGAGCCATTCGTACGGCTACGGGCTGTTGGACGCCGGCGCCATGGTGGCTCTGGCCCAGAACTGGACGACGGTGGCCCCTCAGCGGAAATGCACCATCGACATCCTCACTGAGCCCAA GGACATCGGGAAGCGGCTGGAGGTGCGGAAGACCGTGACCGCCTGCCTGGGGGAGCCCAGCCACATCACGCGGCTGGAGCATGCTCAGGCACGGCTCACCCTGTCCTACAACCGCCGCGGTGACCTTGCCATCCACCTGGTCAGCCCCATGGGCACCCGCTCCACCCTGCTGGCTGCCAG GCCACATGACTACTCTGCAGATGGGTTTAACGACTGGGCCTTCATGACGACCCATTCCTGGGACGAGGATCCCTCTGGCGAGTGGGTCTTAGAGATTGAAAACACCAGTGAAGCCAACAACTATG GGACACTGACCAAGTTCACCCTCGTGCTTTATGGCACGGCCCCTGAGGGTTTGCCCACACCCCCTGAGAGCATCGGCTGTAAGACCCTCACTTCCAGTCAGGCCTGTGTGG TGTGCGAGGAAGGCTTCTCCTTGCACCAGAAGAACTGCGTCCAGCACTGTCCCCCAGGCTTCGCTCCCCAAGTCCTGGACACACACTACAGCACAGAGAACGACGTGGAGATCATCCGGGCCAGCGTCTGCACGCCCTGCCACGCCTCGTGCGCCACGtgccagggccccgcccccacagaCTGCCTCAGCTGCCCCAGCCACGCCTCCCTGGACCCGGTGGAGCAGACGTGCTCGCGCCAGAGCCAGAGCAGCCGCGAGTCGCACCagcagcagccgccgccgccccctCGGCCACCGCCCGCGGAGGTAGCGACGGAGCCGCGGCTGCGGGCGGACCTGCTGCCCTCGCACCTGCCCGAGGTGGTGGCCGGCCTCAGCTGCGCCTTCATCGTGCTGGTCTTCGTTACCGTCTTCCTGGTCCTGCAGCTGCGCTCGGGCTTCAGCTTCCGAGGGGTGAAAGTGTACACCATGGACCGCGGCCTCATCTCCTACAAGGGACTACCCCCTGAAGCCTGGCAGGAGGAGTGCCCGTCCGACTCAGAGGAGGACGAGGGCCGGGGCGAGAGGACCGCCTTTATCAAAGACCAGAGCGCCCTTTGA